The Quercus robur chromosome 3, dhQueRobu3.1, whole genome shotgun sequence DNA segment cactttgaaaatataaatatttaaccATATTAATGAATTcaattaactcttttttttttttttttaattcacatGTTTTTATGTCAATGAATTAACTCAATAATGAAAGGTCTATTCTGGAACCTAACTCattattgttaaatctttttttttttcaaatatatatatatatatatatattaattgtatAATTGTTTATCCCTATCTTCCACctttttcttaattatataatttctttCAATTGAAGTTGGCCTTTTGCCAATTTAGGCTTTGTGTGTTTGTCATGAAATACAGCTTTCTCTTTTAAAACCAGGATAGACTATTTTCTtgattgaaagaaagaaaaaaaaaaaatacaaaaaaagaatatttttttttttttgagaagagaaaaacaaagaaattatgTCTAATATGAGTCATATGACTAATGTATCGTATATTCGTATGCATCAATTCTtagtaattttttgttcaataaagCGAATGTGTGAATGCAGGTCAAGACGGCAAAGTTGTTTGCCTTATTGAATGTGGGATTTCTTGGGTTAGTAATTGCAGTAACTTTTCTAGCAGTTCCGGGACGTGTCCGACTTACCGTTGTTGGAATTTTATGTGCTGGATTAACCATAGGCATGTACGCATCACCTCTATCAGTAATGGTAAGATCTTTAATTCCCTTCACAAACTTTGTACTTTGTTAGTGAAAAGTAGTCActtctcaagaaaaaattgatataattatcattataattatttttttttgttgttgtggtaAGTAACATTATTTGCAATTTTGCATGTTACTTCTTCACACGGTGATGATGCCACATGTTGTATGTAAATCTCACATGGCACTGATCCATATCACTCTTTTAGTAGGGAAATACACTTTTTTTGTTTcactttctttgattttttttcttttcttttttgggtaagtcTTTATTTGGTGTTATTTTAACTTTATTCAACAGAGAATAGTGATAAAGACCAAGAGCGTGGAGTACATGCCctttttcctctcattttttctATTCCTTAACGGTGGTATTTGGTCTGTTTATGCGGCGCTTGTCAAAGACTTCTATATTGGAGTAagttttctcattcatcttctCACAGTAATGGAGCTAAAGATTCTAGTACTTAAGCACTATGAcatataaatttgaaagagtCACAAATTTTGATATCGACCATGCCGaaaggaataaataaaaaaagaactagaATTAAGCAAGACTAAACACCAAATTTCCCCTACAAAGTTGGTAATGGGCAAAATTTAATGTGGGCCAAAGCTTCCATACTCTAAAAGAGAAGGGCAGTAGTGTCAATGGGGCCATGAGGTCCATATTAGGACCATGTGAAGGAACATTATGAGCCCAGAATGTATGGTCGAATTgcataagaaaaataatgcaactATAAACCCTGAATAATTGGAATTAGCAAAAtttggttgggttgggtttgaaaccttaaaaatggtCCTACATAGCTCATGCTATGTAACCCAACAAAGACAAGGTGTTTTgtcttgcttttgttttgttttgttttgttttctcccctaagaaaaattcatttaaaactCTATATTTTATGGAGTGTACAATTAAATCATATAGcttcaaaaacaacaaattaaattctataGTTTCAAAACTAACAACTTTAGCCTTCATGATGTTtcgaaaaataataaattcaaatttagttCATTTAAGTTGAATACATTTTTATTTGTGGTTTAATATAGGTTGGGAATTTAATTTACTATATTTAAAGTTGTAGGgtttaataaaattacaagtttaatttgttatatccCTAAATTTTAGAGTTTGAAATATAGGTTTCTCCtttaaaactttcattaaacatTAGAAATTTCTATTTCTCATACTTGCTTTTGTAAATGTCCCAGGGTGctaaatttttactttattcaAACAATTTTAGGTACCAAATGCTGTTGGCTTTGTGTTGGGGTCAATTCAGCTAATCATATATGCAATCTACAACAAGAagtcaatttcaaaaaaatcattGGAGATGATGGAAGAAGAGGGCTCTGCCCATCttgttaaagaaaatgagatGGGAGCATTTGAGGACTATGAAGAGGCCAATGTAAAAATTCGAAACCTCCACAAAGGAAGCAGCCTCCCAAAACCATCTGTAAATCGACAATATAGCTTCCAAAGGATCTTGAAGACACTTTCTTTGAGTCCATATGAAAGACACCCTAGTTGGCCctatgaagaagatgttggaaagggagaaaagaatCACAGTTGATTATGAGGTTTTTGTTTGGTGGAAAACTTAGAAATTATGTGTTGACCCTGTGAAGTAGATGTTAGAAAGGGGGGAAAAGAATGACAATTAATTACGAGGGTTTTGTCTGGTGGAAAACTTAAAAATCATGTGTTGCTTAGCCTTGTAGTTAATGATTTTAACattgaaaaagaagaggaaaaaaaaaaaaaaaccttgtagTGTGGGATATGGTAATaacttgtaaagttgtgattgaGCTTTCATAAATAATGACATAATTAGTTTCTAGCCTTTATGTTTCAACAACTAACACTACTAGAAAAAGCCCTGttgcaatgaaattttttggtaCAATAAACTCAAAATTATTACAATAACACCAATTGCAACGAAAAAATTTGTTTACACACTGTTGCAAAAAGTTTGTGGCAATAAATTATcgtaacaaaaattttgttgcaatagcattttgttgcaataaatgatttttaataattttaaaattaggttattgcaacaaaataaatcattgCATTGGTCTATCACTCAATTGAAATTAGTTtgcaattataaaaaaaaaaaaaaaaatagtttcaacGTATGATCCATATATCTCTTAATTTTTGACATGGATGTGTGTTAGATTTTTATGATTGTACCCTTATTACCGATCAAAACACCATTTCTAGAGCTTGTTTTATTTCTTGTAACTCAACTTCAGATTATAAATTCGTGTGGAGTGTCCAAATATGACTACAAGATATCATGTACTTGTCATCGGAATTGAATCTTTTGTTTCTCCAACAAAGCCCATGAACATAATCACCAGTTTATCCTGCTCAATCTTTAACTGTAGTCAAGCATAGAACTCATTGCCAAGTTCAGACTGGGCATCAATTAAGTAGTTGCTCTGAGTGTGTTTGGCAAGccttaaccaaaaaagaaaaaataattacccCTTCTTTTCTACAAATAAGCAATTCAGCAAAGCCCCTACAAATACACTCACTTCCCATCTAAGTATGTAATATCagttatgtttcttttttcGAGAAAGACATTTTGGTAGGTGGTGAAGAAGAAATCAACTGAGAATTATAAAAGCATTCCATATATAACTACTCTACTAATCACAAGTTTATGGACCTTATATGGACTTCTTAATCCAGATGGTTTACTTGTAACCACGGTCAATGG contains these protein-coding regions:
- the LOC126716912 gene encoding bidirectional sugar transporter SWEET17-like, whose amino-acid sequence is MASLSFIIGIIGNIISILVFTSPIKTFWQVVKKKSTENYKSTPYITTLLSTSLWTFYGLLNPDGLLVTTVNGAGTVLQFIYVTLFLVYAPQDKKVKTAKLFALLNVGFLGLVIAVTFLAVPGRVRLTVVGILCAGLTIGMYASPLSVMRIVIKTKSVEYMPFFLSFFLFLNGGIWSVYAALVKDFYIGVPNAVGFVLGSIQLIIYAIYNKKSISKKSLEMMEEEGSAHLVKENEMGAFEDYEEANVKIRNLHKGSSLPKPSVNRQYSFQRILKTLSLSPYERHPSWPYEEDVGKGEKNHS